The Triticum aestivum cultivar Chinese Spring chromosome 6D, IWGSC CS RefSeq v2.1, whole genome shotgun sequence genomic sequence ATTTACTGGTTACGCAGGTAAGCTTACCTTCTGCAAGCAGGTTGGGGCACTTGAACTCTTCTAAACAAAATGTATGGCTTTCCTTTTTACTGCCATATATATGATCAAAATGGCTGGATTCACCATAAATACTGCTTTAATCTTGAATTGCATTTTTACTTAACATTTATCATTATAAGTGGTGGCCGAAGTATTGTTCTGATGCTGTACGGATTAAAATAGAATGTCATATATATTGTAGATTGAAGGAAGTGTATTTATTAATAAGACGATGCATGATCCCTTAATTGATGCTTTGACTGAATGAATCTAACTAAATTTGATTTGTTAGCAACTAGCTAGGTAAACCAGATGTTTCTCCTTTCCTATTCCATGAGCCCCTCATATCCCCATCATAACAAAAACTATTTTAAATGATTTGATGAGCTAGGATCTTCGAAATTGGCCCTATGGAGTtcttaagagcaagtacaataaggatGACTAGGCGGGCTGTAAGcctttaaatattatatttttgatgagttggatgagagagAGGATGAGAGAGAAGGGAAGAGGGCTACtaattagagcatggttaatagtatagctaaCAACCGACTATATGAAGTTGCAATGTCACTTGTAGCCAATCTAATAGCCCACTCAAACAATATAGTTAGACATACTAGTATACTATACAATTAATGCATGCCTCACTTCTTTCTCTCACAAAGGGTGTTGGAGCTCGTGCTACAGCCGACTGTAAGCTtgtagcccgcttctcttctctctcctctcctctctcctccACCTAGACATAAATATGATGTTGGCATCTCTTATAGCCCGCCTACGTCaccctattgtacttgctcttaacaGCCGGCTGCTGCACGGACTCCTAGACAAATTGTGAGAgagtgaggtgggccatgtatgaAAAAAGTAGTATATATTTATATGCTACTATTGTATTTGTCGGCTGTAAGCTTGgctatagatgatgtggcaagatcatatagccagcagttggctatactattaaccatgctctaaagcCACTAATCTTTTAGCCTCTACTAACATCAAATGTAGCCAAAAACTTGATGTTGGCGATGGAATTTCTAGGTGTGCGACTATTCTGCAATTCACCTGTTGCTTCTCTATGTTTGTATTGCTGGCATTGTGTCAATGCTGAGAGGATCCATATTTGGAGATTTTGGTAGAAGTCCACAACACTAGTGTAGCAACGGTTACTGTTTGAGTCGTACAAATATTGGGCGATATAACTTTAATAGATTTTGCATGAATTACTTGTACAGATTGGTTTGACTGATGAAATTGATTGCTCTGCAGGTGTCTGGAATTACACTCTGGTGGCAGATGCAGAAATGGATTTTTTTGCTGTAGGTTCTTCCATTTTATATGCTGTGTTGGCGCTGGCATTAGTCATTAGTCAACTGGCATGAAGACACGATGGCTTGTTTTTGTTGGCGCTGTCAGTTATCTCGCTTGCAAGCGTTTGAGGCAAGCTAAAGTCTTCTGTCCCGTGTTGCGTCTGGTCGAGATTGCAACTTCTAATCTCTGCTTAAGCTCGTCGTCTTCTtttttgcgtgtgtgtgtgtgcgcgcgcgtggaTGCACATGGGTTCGTACTATTAGATACTATAATTTTGTACGTCAAGAAGATAGCAATGCTGCAGAGATGCTATTATGAGTTGAATTTGTACCACATGATCAACACACAGAGTTGTCAGGATCTCATTACTCTTGGAGAATTTGCACCCCTTGTGTTGTTACCAGAATGCCCAGGATGTGAGCTGTGTAGAATTTAATCTCTGTTGCTCAGGATGCATAAAGTTTGTGTTCGGTTTCTACATGAGTTCTTTTGCTGGAATTATATTCAGAAGGTTCTAATTGTATCCTCTCCAGCTCTAGATAATCCCCCAAATGTGAGGCTGCTGCATGTGTTGATGCAGAGAAACTAAACCAAATGCCTTTTGCAACaacaaaaaagaggaagaaagaAAACCGAATGCGTGCAGTGATGCCTGTTATTGCGCATTTAATCATCTCTGTTTAATCTGGCCCTTCCTAGCATCCAAATAACATGTGTTTCTGGCTAGTTAGTTTAGTTTGCATCTACGTAGCAGCCAAATGTTTCTCAGCTTTGTGGTTTCAGAGGATAAATTTTCTGCAATTTGTGGTTTGTGGTTTCAACCATTCCTTGTCCAATCTAGCACCACATCATTTCTTGGCTTCGCATGGAGGTGGAGGATTATATATAGAAATCGTCAGGAGTGATTTCTTCAAAGAATCAGTTTCCTGCAGATTGATTGAAATATGATTGGGTGATCAACATAACATAAGATTAGTGCCTGAAATTGAGTACCCTGTTTGTTTTAGTAAGCAAAGAGCAAGGGGAATTTTCAGATGATACAAAGAGAATTTCATACAAATGAAACTTATTTAGTACCAAATGTTCAGAAACAAAAGCAGGTGTCAAGCATTCACAAGACCAAATTGCAGACAACCATAGATATATAGAACAAGAGAATAACCAAGACTCAAAGGAGTGCATCTTCAGTAGTACTAGTATTTCCCACACCATCTTCAGGGCCACTAGAGACTACCAGGCACTACATACAGATCTGCCAACCAAACGACTAGTACTCATCTTGTCCATGAGTAATGGCTAGGCTATGGGGATGGGGACGGCTACTCCTTGGTGGCTGCGGTCTTCTTCTTGGGGGACTTGGTGGCGGCCTTCTTCTTGGGCGACTTGGTGGACTCCTTCTCGGCGGCGCCGGCGGCCTTCTTGGGGAGCAGCACGGAGTTGATGTTGGGGATGACGCCGCCGTGGGCGATGGTGACGCCGGCGAGCAGCCTGCCCAGCTCCTGGTCGTTGCGGACGGCCAGCAGCAGGTGGCGCGGGATGATGCGCGTCTTCTTGTTGTCCTTGGCCGCGTTGCCGGCGAGCTCCAGGACCTGCGATTCATTTCAACCAAACGAAATCGGTGATCTGTCCAACACAAGAGGAACAGAGCAGCAGAACAGAGGCTCGAGGGCAGCGAGCGAAGATCTGCGGCTACCTCGGCGGCGAGGTACTCGAGGACGGCGGCGAGGTAGACGGGGGCGCCGGAGCCGACGCGCTGCGCGTAGCGGCCCTTCTTGAGGTAGCGCCCGATGCGGCCGACGGGGAACTGGAGCCCGGCCTTCACGGAGCGGGTCACcgccttcttcctctcgccgccctTCCTTCCGGCCATCTTCTTCTTGCTTCTCCGGCGACGAGGTGTCCCTCTCGAGGTGTGGAGCTGGCGGCGGTGGTGCTGGATTGGAGGAATGCTCTGGGTTTGGTGGGTTGGAACAGCGGCGAGGGGCGCGGCTTTTATTGGAGACGGGAGCTTCGCTGGAGCGGGGGGGGGAGCGATCCGCGTGACGCGGTGCGCCCGCCGTTGGATCTGAGGGGAGATTGCCGGGCAGGGGGAGTGATCCGTGGGAGGCCCAGATGGACCAATCAGAGAGCAGAGTTTTGCATCGTCCAGGATACGAATTCAAAATGAGTTCAAAACCACATTCGGCCTAGTATGTTTTAAAAAGTGGCTTGAATTATTGTTGTTGGTACTAAATGACTTGAATTCTGATTTTGTTGCTTCGTTGTAGACAGAATTGCTGGTTGGAATGAAGTGGGTGTCAATGCATTTTCTATTTGAGCGCTGCTATACACGTGGTAAACTTACAGCCAATGCCTAAACGATACTACATCGCAGCGTCACAGCGAGCGTGCACTCACGAGATTTGGACGCGAATGAAGTACCGTTCTCAGATCGGGCGGAAAGCATGTCTATGCAGCAATTTCGTTTCTATTTGGATGTTGGTCCATTGAATTGACCTCGTCTCCCTCTCTTCATCGAGCTTCCccgggctctctctctctccctcggctCTCCTCCATCCCAGCGCTCTATCTCCCTTGAAATGGGGAAGCGGGCAGACCTGGCTATCTGGCTCGTGCCATCCATGCCGGCCCGGTCGCACGCTAGCACGGCACGGGCTAAACCGCCAGGGTCGTGTTTGGGCCGTGAGGCTGGGCACATGGACTGTTTATGTttgattttttcatatatatgaccCAAAAAACAGCCCAATAGCAAAATGGCCTAAAATAGCCCAACAGGGCAAAAAGCATGTGGCCCAAACGTGTTAAACGTGTTGCGGGACGACCCGTTTTGCTAAATGTGTCGTGCCTAGGCCGAGGAGCACATGGGTTGGCACGGCACGACCCGCCTAGTAGATGTGCCTATGTGGGTCGTGTCATGTCATGTGGACCCGTTTGACAGTAAATGCACGTTCAGCGCACCCAGTGGGCGTAGCCCCCGAGCCTGGTGGAGGGTCTCACTTATTGTTCTAGAACATGTGATGGATAATTATAGTACCACTAAAGGTTCGTGGATgttgtgaaaggatcgagaagaggtgtctagaggggggtgaatagactcctaGCAAACCAAGGttgcagtttttattttcttcaagttgaggtggagttttaacaCAAGTTTagacattcacaatacatatcaagcaagcatgacaagagtatatcactagtagaaaaaggctcaaatgtgaagcacattagtgccggtttgattttgagccggcactgatgtgtccattagtgccggttccaacggctaggcgggaggacctctttagtaccggtttgtggcgaacctttagcaccggttcgtgccacgaactggtactaatgaggctgtggccccacgagcacctttagtaccggttcgtggcacgaaccggtactagagtttcttactaaactgttttttagtcccacctcgcgaagagagaggcactaggagcggtttataagccctgagtgcagagacgatgaagaagaggcgcaatgctcaccttcacgttgcttagcttcaagccttgaggaatagggtagactgcatggagctatgtgcagtgcagtctacactattccgaaaggcttgaagctaattaacaagcattgcgcctcttttttatttttaataacttattacaactccggacttcttgtgttacggcaaaaactggatgcacttcgtgtacaaactgtacaatacggcaaaaactggatgtacttcgtgtacaaactgtacaatctctttcgaaatatcagggccggtttcggacgaaaactcatctgttaaaccggcacttcattttttaaacttattacaactccagacttttttgcgttcagtaagcaccattcaaagtgacgtcatcaattttcaacactttctgacatcatttgctgtttttcagtcatttaccgatttgttttcagagctaaatgaccgtgaaattgaaaatcgctacaaaataaactctgaaaatgttgaaacttggcatggtatcatcatttcacccacatagcatgtgcaagagagtagagagggttacggcaaaaactggacgcacttcgtgtacaaactggacaatctctttcggagtatcaggacttcggacgagaactcatctgttacaccggtacttcatgttttttaaacttaattgaactccagactatttttgcgttcagtacgcaccattcaaagcgacgtcatcaatttccaacacgttctgacatcatatgctgtttttagtcatttaccgatttgtttagagtgctaaatgacggtgaaattgaaaatcactataaaatgaactctgaaaatgttggaacttggcatggtatcatcatttcacccgcatagaatgtgcaaaagagtagagagggtcacggcgaaaactggacgcacctcgtgtacaaactggacaatctctttcggagtatcatggtttcggacgagaactcatctgcacgagcacttcaatgttttttaaacttatttgaactccagcctatttttgcgttcagtatgcaacataataaaacagaaaagacaaaaattatataaaaaattactcaaaaataaatagcaaaaaataaataatgcagaaaagagaaaaactatatatttttttttatattcacaaagaaactaaatacagcaaaaaaactactcagaaataaatagaagaaaattatataaaaaattgttgggacgctacccagtgggcctgccagacctagggtttgcaaatacTGGCCCAGAAGGGCGAGCAGGCTCAGAGGGCAGCGCGccgaagttaggcccagaagcctgctatagagaggagtttgagacagcagccgcgccggggcgtttaaactggtgcgggcgcccctcggctagcgaggtgggactaaacttgcctgcaccgctcctgcgccagcgcacccctttagtatcgggtcgtggctccaaccggtactaaaggcccctcatATATATATGGCACTTGCGAAAAAATCAGTTttatcgaccaccacttcttctccaactacttcgcgtgacatcgccgccgccgccgcgccgtcgcccatcgcgcgccgccctcgcaggcccctccgccctcgccgcccccgccgcttgtcgtcgccgtcaccgccgtcgcccccgccgcccgtcgtcgccgtcaccgtcgtcgcccccgccgcccgtcgccgtctcgatcgcgccgtcgcccccggcccgccgctcatcgtcgcgccgtccccgtcgcatcgccgttgagcgccgccgcccgtacgccgccgccccccgctcgtacacacacacacatacacacacacagacacacacacacatattgtttttacttattttctgtctgtttagattaatgttagataaattacgtagataagaatgttagaatgttaatgttagatgaattatatggaaaatatgttaaatattaatgtcaattttagatgaattagctagatattaattaggtatatatatgagatttgaactagttgaattaatataactagtttatttttagtaaatgcttagttgaactagttgaattagtagaactagtttatttttagtaagaaaaatttaggtatatgagatttgatgatctaattaaaatattactatatatatagctactttatatattttagtaagaaaattaatagaactagtttatttttagtaaattcttagttgaattaatagaactagtttatttttagtaaattcttagttgaattagttgaattaatagaactagtttatttttagtaagaaaatttagatatctgagatttaatgatctaattaaaatattactatatagaactagctactttatttgaattagttgaattaatagaactagttgaactaatagaagtagttgaattaatagaactagtaagtgtttaatgtttcacctatatgaacataggaaatgtcgtctgacgacgaaaaagatttcattaagtgtgaatactgtgaagaccagcgcggcctgtgcgacagaaatttccttgttgatgataggagcttcagcatcaagctggatgagaccttcgaagtgatacagtaagtcacaacgacaagtcttttttcgtaattaagcatgacttatatatgcttcatttgcttcaacttataattttaaattttcactattctactagcgcatcccctgccatgcaagaatttttgtcttcgATAAGATATGTTTCAGTGGTATGGAAACTATGGagataaagagagtttacctgaagaccgagcatggttatactttcaacgtcaaattatacaatgcagacacgtacacctattttgaatgcaaaacttggcaagcactatgcaaggcttatgcatttgagcctgatatggttatcacctttgatattcgtccggaagatgatattgaaggtaatagagacatctgggtcgatgtgcagacgcctccagttctaccattatgtgagtttctcaaccatatttatgtctttgatattgtttattcaaaaatagttgacaactaatttctattgacagcttatttccattcaagcaaacatgtccggcgcttggtagacaggacctactactgtcccggagctgaactaaactgcgaggagataagtcattatgtttcatggcttgaggatcttcatactgttaagacaaattttcttcctgcacttagaaatgttagtactcaaaacgtgcgaccaatagtgatcgtattgaactacggtcacatctatttacgaaagatggtaagatttttactatttgtcctcagtgcatcttttgcatacattatttttttgctaaactttcattgctaagtatattaattactatacgatgttcttcaacagggactcccgatgacagttgtgcctcagtggatcgagactaaaggtcacatgtcaatggttagcttacggccaagatatcctacattgcacatgagtgcattcaggactTCTAacagcgaggaatgcttaatagtgaaagattggagcaaaattgttaacgatcccagcagagaagtactagggggcagcaatgagaagcgcagcccacgattaggagacaggttcatctgcatgctccagtatgataaATCCGGAGagttatacatgttctatgctattttacgtgagagagagcagcaggagtgatttagctagttcatgctcttagtacttttgtcctctcatgtccgtgttcttcgtcctgaacttaatctcaaagggtgatttgcttttgtggtgttatgaacggttataatatgatgaccatgttgaactcaatgatatctttgcttctggtacaagtgaatgttttttctttaagctagtgttggtgctgattagatagcggtaatgactatgatgattaaacagtggtaatgacgactatgatgatttttagctagctaatttaccgttgttgatgatatgatgcaagagtttttatattaatatgatgatgagttattatatcatttataaaagaaaccgcagattagtttcagctggatggatcctagctaagtgatcaagtatatgtcatatccatattatacttgatcacctatgcATCTAGTCAAAACTAATCTGcagtactttcacctaatgatttaacaactaaaataatcactaaattaaattgaaaacacaaaattaaaggaaaaatacaaaataataccaaaacacccccaaacatttagtaccggttggtgttaccaaccggtactaatgtcctgcacgcacccgggcctggctcgtgccacgtggtggcactttagcgccggttcgtgatgaaccggtactaagggggggggctttagtctctactctttagtgccggttgcagaaccggcactaaaggcccttacgaaccagtgctaaagcccggttctgcactagtgtatgagcagcggaaagtaaagcatgcaatttgcgagaatgtaaaggtatgggattggagtgtgcaaacgcaattggagacacggagattttttccgtggttccgataggtggtgctatcgtacatccacgttgatggagacttcaacccacgaagggtaacggttgcgcgagtccacggagggctccacccacgaagggtccacgaagaagcaaccttgtctatcccactatggccaccgcccacgaaggacttgcctcactagggtagatcttcacgaagtaggtgatctccttgcccgtacaaactccttggttcaactccacaatcttgacggaggctcccaagtgacacctaaccaatctaggagacaccactctccaaaaggtaatagatggtgtgttgatgatgaactccttgctcttgtgcttcaaatgattgtctccccaacactcaactctctctcacggatttggatctggtggaaagatgatttgagtggaaagcaacttggagaaggctagagatcaaaatttatgtggttggaatggaatatcttgacctcaacacatgagtaggtggttctctctcagaaaatgtatgctggaagtgtaggcatgttctgatggctctcttttcgaatgaagagtgggtggaggggtatatacactacaaaaaatacacttccgtgatgatacgtgtttgtcacagtaggtcgcattttttgtcatgcatgtacatccatgacaaatttatgacagaatcaagatagtcatacctgtgctgtcgtagaagtgttccatgacattaccaaaattatcatcacggaagtgtccacttccatgacgataaatcgcgcgtcacagaagtgctttcgtcaagggtgaccgacacgtggcatccaccgtaacggaatgccgttaagctatcgggtcgggttttggatccgataacccgttaacagccccgaccaatggggattttccatgtgtaaaatcatcattggctggaggaaacacgtgtcggctcatcgttgggacagatgtcatccacttattggacagaaggcgcctatgatacgtcgacacgtggcacggcccaaaggaggcccattcttgtgaaaacgccggcccgtttgacttggtcaaaaggtggcgggccggcccatggaaagcctgttaacggcctgttcgcatatagcccatttacagcccgctaacccaaggcccgttacgccctatccaaattaggcccagtagcgtcatctgggccatccaatatgattccagcccattttcacttctggcccatgtatggcccatgacgtctttcgggccatatgaggccctatgtaactcttggcctattaatggcccgtggtgaaactggcccgtaatgaacagtgtatcactttacacccattaacggcccgtggtgaaactggcccgtaatgaacagtgtatcactttatacccattaacggcccgttattccgttgggccgtttccagcccatgttatctttcggccttctcagagcccatttattcttgggctcatttccagcattcgtttacttacggcctgttactgtcattttctgcttgtgggccaaattcagcccgtggttacagtcggcccgtttgtggtccgttaatacgttgggccattttcatagcgtcatcaaatacggcctattaacgatggcccgttatggtcggcccatgaacgggcgattcaactctagcccgtttacggccataatgcggcctgttattggcccatgtttggccaatcgatcatacggcccgtataaggcccattgatgatatggcccgtagaaggcccattgtttctacggcccatagaaggcctactgtttctacggcccgtagaaggcccactgtttctacggcccgtaggaggcccagtgtcactacagtaaatattagccatggttattgtggcctagttttaaaaaataggttattgcagccactagcaaaccgcggaaaaagaactgcactgactacaagcaaacaaataaacaagacaacaaggaaataaataagcaagcaacttatgctaggctatcaaggctattacacatattacatccactgggcatcaaagttcgccaccagtgatcataaagcgcaacgaagaagcagattacaaaaactgggcaccattgcagcgtaacaaaataatactgaaccgagaccacttccaagacagttcaagaaaggttagccttgcgggggaactgctgcgcaagctgctgagcaaggctgtgagaccggcctagcatgtcggtcatagcttccaggtgtagctgtttagcgatgaggttctcattggtgttctccgcaatctttcttagagata encodes the following:
- the LOC732713 gene encoding protein H2A.6; this encodes MAGRKGGERKKAVTRSVKAGLQFPVGRIGRYLKKGRYAQRVGSGAPVYLAAVLEYLAAEVLELAGNAAKDNKKTRIIPRHLLLAVRNDQELGRLLAGVTIAHGGVIPNINSVLLPKKAAGAAEKESTKSPKKKAATKSPKKKTAATKE